The Calothrix sp. PCC 7507 DNA segment GCGATCGCTCACAATATCCAAATTTTCGATCCTGGTGCTGGTGGACGACACAAAAAACGTCGCGGTTTTCCTGCTACCCCTAATCACAGTCTGCACCGCTTTTATAATAGCCGTCTAGAACAAATTTTACTTCCTTATATTAATGAAGTAAATCAACTCGAGCAGAAAGAAATTGCTGCGATTAATGAGGAGTTACCTTTTAGTAACCGAGACATTTAGATAAATAAAACTGCCAACTTACAAAGAATGTGCAGGAAGACTGCAAAGGAGGAATTACACTGGAAATAGAGTGTAAAAACTCCGAAGATATTCGATTTTAAGAATGAGTATGGATTTGATAGTTAAAGACTTGGCAGCAATTGATGAACAGCTTTCTCACCGTCATATTGACCTTGATCCCAGTGGATATTTCATCATTTACCTGGATCGAGAAGCACGATTAATTTATGCCAAGCATTTTACAAATGTTATTGATGAACGTGGTTTAGCTGTCGATCCCGAAACAGGAAAGGTAATTCCTGCTAAAGGAAAGGTAGAACGTACTCAGACGACTGTATTTAGTGGGAGGACGGCAAAAGAACTGTGTGTGAAGATTTTTGAAGAAACTCAGCCCTGTCCAGTGACCCTCTTAGACCATGCAGCTTATTTGGGTCGAGAATTTGTCCGGGCTGAGGTGGCTTTAGTTACAGGGCAAGAGTACGTCCAAGATTGAACGAAGTTAGGCAATAGGAAAGCTGTTAATTATTACCCAGTCCCCAGTCCCCAGTCGCCATTACCCATTATTCGATGGTTGATTGACTTGGTAGATGTAGTAAGTTGCCATAGGGATGACTGTGGCGGCAATTATTAGTCCTATCACCCAAGCGATCGCATTACTCTGTTCGGCTTCATTTGCTTTCTTGAAAGTTCCTTCTACCTGCACTTTTTCGACAATTTTAGGTGGGCCTGGATCGGGTTTGCCAGAGAGGACGGCAATTAAGCGATCGCTTGCATCTAAAAATGCCTGATTATATTTATTACCGTTACGCAAGGGTACTAAAACTGTTTCCGAAGCCACACTCTGAGCGATTTTATCTGACAGCAAGGATTTGACTTGATCACCAGTAATAATCGCCGTGCCATTTGTAACCGTGTCAATCACTAGTAAGATTTGATTAGCTTGTGCTTCTTTGGTGGGAAACCATTTTTCAAATAGCGCTTTGGTAAAACTCTCTGGTGTTTCTCCATAGTCAAGGCGATGAATGGTAACGATTCTAACTTCGTTCCCAGTCTGCTTCGCTAAATTCTCGAAGTCACTGCTAATCTTACCTTCATTTAAACGGCTGATCACTTCACTTTGATCGATAACCCAAGTACCATCACCAGCCGTGAGGTTGGGTATTTGATGGACACCCGTAGCTAAGGCAGGTGTGACAATCAGCGAAGAGGCTAGCAAAATCGTCACCAACGGCAAAATTAGCCTGATAAGGTGTTTTTTAAGACAAAATACTTGGTTGAGGAGCTGTTTCATTAGATTGATCTTAATACAGACTTGCACCAAAAATACTACACAACCACTGTCAAGATCATCCCGTTATTTTGAATTTTAAATTGCTTATGACCTTCATACTAACCAACGACGACGGTATCGATGCTCCTGGTATTCAAGCGCTATTGAAAGCTGTCAACGGCAAAAATGTGATTATTGCTGCACCTAGGGATCATCAGTCTGGCTGTGGGCATCAAGTTACTACTACTAGTCCCATCAATCTGCAACGGCGTTCGGATACTGAATATGCGATCGCAGGCACTCCCGCCGACTGTGTTCGCATTGCAATTACACAAATATGCCAAGATGTCAAGTTTGTCTTGTCGGGAATCAACGCTGGGGGAAATCTAGGAGTGGATGCTTATATTTCCGGTACTGTTGCGGCTGTGCGAGAAGCCGCAATGCATGGTATTCCTGGAATTGCCATTTCCCACTATCGCAAAGCCAAGCAGAATTTTGATTGGGATTTAGCTGCCAAATTGACTGCTGGAGTTTTAGCGGATTTACTCAATCATCCCTTAGAAGCAGGAAGCTTCTGGAATGTTAATCTACCGCACCTATTACCAGGAGAACCTAATCCTCATGTGGTGTTGTGTCAACCCTGCACCAAACCTTTACCCGTCAACTACCGGATTGAGGGCGATAACTTTTATTATGTAGGGGAATATAGTAAGCGCGATCGCACTCCCGGTAGTGATGTGGATGTCTGTTTTTCTGGTAATATCGCTGTCACCAAGTTAAAAGTTTAACACCTACACTTATTGCCTATTGCCTGCTATTCTTCCTCTTCTGAGCCTTGGAGCATTGACATCAGCTTATCTAGAGTTTCTGTCAGTTGAGTGAGTTTTTGTAATGAATTATCCTGAGATTCAGCCAGAGTTTGGACAGCATCACACAATGCGAAGATTTGATAGCCTTGCTGCTGTACCTGTTTTCCTTGTTCTTCAACTTGTACACTCAAAGTCTCCAGTCTGTCTGCAAGACTTTCAATGGTCTCCGTAGTAGAGAGTACCGCCTCTCCAATTTGCTCAACAATAGATTCTAATCGACTAATTTTAACTTCGACTCCTGTTGACATCATTTCTCTACCACCCTAATTTTGAGAGAGCAACATAAGCAATTAAAAATTCAAATTTTATTGTACAAATATATCTCTAACTAACTGAGTACTTCTCAGGAAAGTGTAGTAAATAAAACTAACTTCAGAATATTAGTAGTGATCACAAGCGGAGATATTTACTTATGATCACTTATTTAGCTTTTAACAAAAGTAAATAAAGATACTAAGTAGCTCACGCTATGGAGTTGTGCAAAAACACAATGCCTAAAGCACAAAAAGCTAAACCAGCAAAATGAATTTTGCTCAGTAAGATGGGGTTAATTTCTCTCGCACTCATTACCAAGACAGACTGTGTCAAAGTAGCACCCAGCACATAAGTAACCAGAGGCACTATTTCAGCCCCGATGATAAGTTCACCATGAGCAGAACCGTGAAAGAAACCAGTCGTCGCCCCTAAAAATGCCAGTAGAACCCAGTTCAGTTGCTTTGAGATTACCAACATCATGCCAAAGGCGATGACAGAAATTGCGATCGCAATTTCTGCACCTGCTAAATTTAGTTGCAATAGATGAATAATTGTGCCGAAAACGGCTGCAAAGACAAATGATGCAGCAATGAAAGCTCCGCGACAAATATTAGCAGAGAACAAACCAATAGTAATAACACTCACTAGACAATCCAAGTTCATGACTGGATCTGCCATTCCCCAAAGGAAACCTTCCCACGAATTAGCAATGGTATGATGAATCGGCGAACCACTCAATGAAATCAGTAAGCTAATTAGGACTAGAGCTGCGATCGCTCCGATATGGCGATGCTTCAAAAGCGTAGCAGATGCTGATAACTCAGTTGATAACATCAATTTTTACAAAATAAGTTTTTTTGATAGTTTATGTTACCCAAGTCTCCCAGCAAACTAACGCTATCTTTAACCCATTTCAACTGACATCTTGCACCAGTTGCAATCAGGGACTTCCAACTAAAAAAATATCCTATCGCTGTGTAGGCAGGGGGGCAGGAGGCAAGGGGAGAAAGAAAAATATTATCTGAGTAAATTAGATAATTTATTTTCTGGAAGTACCTAACGCATTTTTCATAGGGTTGGGTTTTCCTTAACCTGTACCTGAAAGACTGATGCTGGTGTTGGCGAGCGATGACAAACGCCGCTCCTCCTCTTGAGAATGCGCCAAAATGCGTCCCTCCTCTTCAAAAAAAAGACCCCCGGTAGCGAGCCGAGGGATTCTGCAAGTCGATATTGTCGCACAAAGACATTCGCGAACTTCACAATAGCAACCAGATCACGATCAAATGTGCCAAAATGCCAAATTAATATCTTGACGTGAATTCAAGCAACAGTAATGCTTGTTTAAGTAAGTTGGCACAATAAAACCAAATTATGTGAGGAAAAGTAAACAAAGCTAAAACCCTATATCTATAAAAATTGGTGTTCCCTAAGTACTTTCCGCACTTTCAACTTAGTAGAACTAATATTTTTGTTGCAATTATTTACATATTTTCGATTAATCTATTGCAGTTTGTAAATATTTTGTGTGAGCTACAGGAATATTCCTTTAGACTGAATTTCAATTGAAAAAAATTGGGATAAAAGCAAATGCCTCCGGTAAATTTCTTTTGTCATGGGTTTGTAGTTGCTGTTTCTTTTGTAGCTTGTATTG contains these protein-coding regions:
- a CDS encoding DUF4346 domain-containing protein, with the protein product MDLIVKDLAAIDEQLSHRHIDLDPSGYFIIYLDREARLIYAKHFTNVIDERGLAVDPETGKVIPAKGKVERTQTTVFSGRTAKELCVKIFEETQPCPVTLLDHAAYLGREFVRAEVALVTGQEYVQD
- the surE gene encoding 5'/3'-nucleotidase SurE, coding for MTFILTNDDGIDAPGIQALLKAVNGKNVIIAAPRDHQSGCGHQVTTTSPINLQRRSDTEYAIAGTPADCVRIAITQICQDVKFVLSGINAGGNLGVDAYISGTVAAVREAAMHGIPGIAISHYRKAKQNFDWDLAAKLTAGVLADLLNHPLEAGSFWNVNLPHLLPGEPNPHVVLCQPCTKPLPVNYRIEGDNFYYVGEYSKRDRTPGSDVDVCFSGNIAVTKLKV
- a CDS encoding HupE/UreJ family protein; the encoded protein is MLSTELSASATLLKHRHIGAIAALVLISLLISLSGSPIHHTIANSWEGFLWGMADPVMNLDCLVSVITIGLFSANICRGAFIAASFVFAAVFGTIIHLLQLNLAGAEIAIAISVIAFGMMLVISKQLNWVLLAFLGATTGFFHGSAHGELIIGAEIVPLVTYVLGATLTQSVLVMSAREINPILLSKIHFAGLAFCALGIVFLHNSIA
- the psb32 gene encoding photosystem II repair protein Psb32; the protein is MKQLLNQVFCLKKHLIRLILPLVTILLASSLIVTPALATGVHQIPNLTAGDGTWVIDQSEVISRLNEGKISSDFENLAKQTGNEVRIVTIHRLDYGETPESFTKALFEKWFPTKEAQANQILLVIDTVTNGTAIITGDQVKSLLSDKIAQSVASETVLVPLRNGNKYNQAFLDASDRLIAVLSGKPDPGPPKIVEKVQVEGTFKKANEAEQSNAIAWVIGLIIAATVIPMATYYIYQVNQPSNNG